The Streptomyces kanamyceticus DNA segment ATGGATCAGGTCGAGCCGGAAGCGGCCGAGGAAGAGTTCCTTGGCGAAACTGGGTTTGCGCCAGTCCTGCTCGCGGGCGGCCTCTGCGACCTGCCTGGCCTCCCGTTCGGAGACCTTCGCCCGGTGCTCGGGTGCGGGGGATGTTGCGGACATGAGGTTCACCTCGCCGCGTGTCGGGACCACCGGTCCGGCTCGTTACCGACCGGTGCTACTCGATCGTATGTACCCGATTCAGGGCATCCCGGCCAGCCCTCGCGCACGATCCCGCTGAATTGGACTGAATGCGTGAATGCCGGTGACCTTTCTTCCTCATGCCCCGTTCCAGCAGAACGACTGCTACAGAATGCAGCCGTCACTCCCTCTGCAATTGGAGAAATGATGATCCGGAAGGTTCTGGCCGGCGCCGCGCTCGCGACCGCCGCCACCGCCGCGACCGTGGGTGCCGCCGGTATCGCCTCGGCGACGACGGGCGGTGGTCCCGAGGCCGAGAACGTGACCACCAGCGCGCACGACATGAACAAGGCCGCCCGCGTCGCCTACGGCGAGACGGTCAGTGGTACGGGCAACGGCTCCTCGGAGTTCGCCACCAACAACGGTGACGTCGCCATCGCGGGCGACACGGGCGGTGTCGCCAACGCCTACGGCGCCCCGTTCGTCGACGTGGACCTGCGCTGCGCCGTCCCCGCGGCCCAGGGCGTCGGCGGCAACGTGCTCGGCGGCCCCGTCACGACCTGCAACAACGCGCCGGTCGACCAGTTCGACGCTCCCGAGCGCATCATCTGACCCTCCGTCGGGGAGCCCTTCCTCCGTCGCGGGTCTGAGCGGGCCCTTCCCCACCGTGCTGTCTCCTCGCGCGGTCGGGGGAGGGCCCGCTCGTTTCCTCGCTCCGGCGCATTCAGCCATGAATGAATTGAAGAATTCACCCTCGGCTAATTGACCGGGCATTGCACTGAATGAATGAAACGCGGTGACCTTTCCGCGGCCGCCGTGTTTTTTCCGGTTGATGGCCGCTCCTGCCGCCATCACCTTCCTCTCCCCATTGGAGCAAAGATGATCCGGAAAGTTCTGACCGGTGCCGCGCTCATGGCCGCGGCGGCCGTCGCGACCCTCGGCGGTGCGGGCGTGGCCGCGGCGGACTCCACGGAGTTCGCCACCGACAACGGCGACGTGGCCATCGGCGGCGACGCGGGCGGCATCCTGAACAGCTACGGCGCCTCGTTCGTCAACGTGGACCTGCGCTGCGCCGTCCCGGCGCCCCAGGGCGTCGGCGGCAACGTGCTCGGCGGCCCGGTGGCGGCCTGCACCAACGCGCCGGTCGACCAGTTCGACGCGCAGGAGCGCGTCCTCTGACGCACGCCCCGCACGCACGACGGCCGGAGCCCCCGCACAGTGGGCTCCGGCCGTGGTCTTCTGCCGCCTGGTCGCGGCTTGGTCACTCGGTCAGAGGGCGAGGCCCGTCAGGACCATCACGCGCTCGTAGGTGTAGTCGTCCATCGCGTAGCGCACGCCCTCGCGGCCCACGCCGGACTGCTTCACACCGCCGTACGGCATCTGGTCGGCGCGGTAGGACGGGGCGTCGCCGATGACCACGCCGCCGACCTCCAGGGCGCGGTGCGCGCGGAAGGCGGCCTGCAGGTCGTGCGTGAACACGCCCGCCTGGAGGCCGAACTTGGAGTCGTTGACGGCGGCGAACGCCTCCTCCTCGCCGTTCACCTTCTTGAACGTGAGGACCGGTCCGAAGACCTCCTCGCAGGCGATCGTGACGTCGGCGGGCACGTCGGCGAGCACGGTCGGCGCGTAGGAGGCACCGTCGCGCTTGCCGCCGGTGAGCACCTTGGCACCCGCCTTCGCCGCCTCGTCGACCCAGGACTCCACGCGCTTGGCTGCGTCCTCGCTGACCAGCGGTCCTACGTCGGTCTTCGGGTCCGACGGGTCGCCGGTGACCTGGGCCTCGACGGCCTTGACGACGCGCGGCACGAGCCGGTCGTACACGGTGGCGTCCGCGATGACCCGCTGCACGGAGATGCAGGACTGGCCGCCCTGGTAGTTGGAGAAGGTCGCGATGCGCGAGGCGGCCCAGTCCAGGTCCTCGTCCGAGGAGAAGTCGTCGAGGACGACGGCCGCGCCGTTGCCGCCGAGCTCCAGGGTGCAGTGCTTGCGCGGCACCGAGTCCATGATCGCGTAACCGACCTTGTCGGAGCCGGTGAAGGAGATGACCGGCAGCCGCTCGTCCTGGACGAGGGCGGGCATCTTGTCGTTGGTGACCGGCAGGATCGACCAGGAGCCCGCGGGCAGCTCGGTCTCGGCGAGCAGCTCGCCGAGGATCAGGCCGGAAAGGGGGGTGGCCGGGGCGGGCTTGAGGATGATCGGCGCGCCGACGGCGATGGCCGGGGCGATCTTGTGCGCGCAGAGGTTCAGCGGGAAGTTGAACGGCGCGATGCCGAGGACGACACCCTTGGGGAAGCGGCGGGTCAGGGCGAGGCGGCCCTG contains these protein-coding regions:
- a CDS encoding aldehyde dehydrogenase family protein produces the protein MTSIHAFWLAGRQTTGETTLDVTSPWDGRVVGKAAVPTDAQVEEAVAAAYAVRDEFAATPAHVRAAALTHVSNRLVERTEEIAQLISAENGKPIKWARGELGRAISVFRFAAEEARRFNGGEAQRLDTDAGGQGRLALTRRFPKGVVLGIAPFNFPLNLCAHKIAPAIAVGAPIILKPAPATPLSGLILGELLAETELPAGSWSILPVTNDKMPALVQDERLPVISFTGSDKVGYAIMDSVPRKHCTLELGGNGAAVVLDDFSSDEDLDWAASRIATFSNYQGGQSCISVQRVIADATVYDRLVPRVVKAVEAQVTGDPSDPKTDVGPLVSEDAAKRVESWVDEAAKAGAKVLTGGKRDGASYAPTVLADVPADVTIACEEVFGPVLTFKKVNGEEEAFAAVNDSKFGLQAGVFTHDLQAAFRAHRALEVGGVVIGDAPSYRADQMPYGGVKQSGVGREGVRYAMDDYTYERVMVLTGLAL